GTTGGCGTAGCGAACCCTTGATAATGAGCAAGAATCGGTTACCTTCTGTTCGAGCGGCTTATTTTATTCAAAGTGAGCACGCCGCTAAGAAAACCGATTTGAGGGGGCTCGTTGTCAAGGGCAACTGGATATGGTGTCATAAACAGACCTTATAATTTTTGTCTAGAAAAGTGTTGCCATTCCATCAAATAAATTAATCAGCTCCTTACTATCCATTCACACTCTCCCTTATAATTAAAAATGAGATTAGCTCTACTTCCTCTAGACTAATTTCTTCTTGCGATGTTGTTAAATGTGTTCCCCCAGGAGTAAAAAGAGACATGCGTCCAGTCTCTTCACGCTTACCTTTAATAGCTTCCAATGCTTTAGTTAGCAATAGTGAATATTCAGTCGTATTACTACCATCTTTTGTTTCTTTGTTGAAAGAATCCACTATATCCTGAAATACTTCCGTCTGATTTTGCGTCCTTTAACTGATTTATTTTTTGGCTATTATTAAATAAAAAACAATGCACATAAAATATATAAAAATCCTTGAACAACAGACTTGCGTCCATTATTCAAGGATATCCTTTTAAACAGATTACTCGATATCAAGTTCAATGCCTTCATCTAAAGTTTCTGAGACATACTTGCCATCTTTTTTCCGTTGCTTTACACACTCCGTTAGGAGGTATTCAATTTGTCCATTAATTGAACGGAAATCATCTTCCGCCCAAGCCACTATCTGTTCATAGAGCTTTGCAGAAACTCTAAGCGGGATTTGTTTTTTGGCACCCACTAATAAAGACTACCTGAGTTAACAATTGGTGAAACTTCACTGTTGCCGCATAAGACTACCAGTAAGTTCGACACCATTGCTGCTTTTCTTTCTTCATCCAATTCGACGACATTGTTTTCTTGAAGTTTATCTAAAGCCATTTCGACCATTCCTACCGCACCATCTACAATCATCGCTCGTGCATCAATTAAGGCAGAAGCTTGTTGTCTTTGTAACATCGCGGCTGCGATCTCAGGCGCATAAGATAGATGGGTAATTCGCGCTTCAATAATTTCAAGACCTGCAAATTCAACGCGTCTTTGGATTTCATCTTTAATACGACTTGCTACAACTTCACTTGAGCCACGTAATGAACCATCATCCGGTTCACCGTCTCCAGTCGTATCGATTTCAAAGTTTGTATTTACATCATAAGGGTACTGACGAATAATGTTTCTTAAGGCTGAGTCTGTTTGAAGTGATAAATATTCTTTAAAGTTATCAACATTAAACACCGCTTTGGCTGTGTCATTCACTTTCCACATGACCGCAATCCCAATTTCCACTGGATTCCCTAAATAGTCATTGATTTTTTGTTTGCTATTATTTAAAGTCATGACTTTTAAAGAAATCTTTTTGTTTCCTAAGTCAAGACTAGCCCCTTCACTACCCGTATTCAAAATGGAGCGATTTTCTTCTTTAACGTCGCCACTTTGACTTAATTTGGTATTGGCTGCCGGGTTAAACGTTTGAGAGAATGGATTAATAAAGTAAAATCCTTCGCCTTTAAGTGTCCCAATATATTTACCAAATAATGTCAGCACTAATGATTCTTGAGGTTTCAATACTTTTAGCCCCAATAACATAATCCATCCAAGCACCAAGTATGAGATACTGGTCACTAATAAAGCGACATTCAGTGCATTGCCATCCCCTTTATCAAGAACATTAACGTTCACGATAAATAAAACAATTGAAACTAAGAGTAGAACAAAATACAACCCTAGTACAAAGAAACCTTTATTTTTGCCTTTTAATTGAATTTCTTCAATGTTATCGCTCTGGCTGAGCTTTTTCTCAACTGTATTCATATTCTCTCCTCTAAAATCTATTTGATATCATTATGATATCAGTAAGAATCTCGTCTGTCAATCCCTAGAAGTTAATATTTGATTAAGAATCTGCCAATTAAGATGAAAGTTTTAAGCTTTTTAAAATCCGAAATGGTATACAGGGAATACAAAGAGAGCGATTAGACTAGCACCATGCTTACCTTGGAATTAAGCAAAAAACACCCTACCGATCATACTCGATAAGGTGTAAGAACAGGGAGTGGATCTTTCAAACAGAAATTACTTAAGGTTGATTGATTGACTGATATTGCTTAGAGGTAAACTCACGCTCTGTTAAATATTCACTCAAACTATAATAACAAACCTCCGCCACTGAGAATAATGCAAAAGTCACAATCGCCCAAATCGCTCAATGTCGCGTGAATAAATATAGTCATATTCAATTTGAAAGCAATGCATATTCAGTGCCAGACTATTTGGTGGGTCAAACGGTTCAATTAAAGGTCTACCATGACTACTTTGTCGTTTATGCCCATCACACCGAAGTCTGCCATCTACAAAAGCAGAAGCTATCACCGATGCCATTGAAGCAGATTGGCAACGCCTGAATCGACTCTATGGATTGGAGCGTGTGTATTCATGATGATTGAAGAAGCAGCCAGAGAATTAAAGTTATCTTATACGAGAGAATATCATGACAGCTTTATTAAAGAAGTGAATCAACGGGGTTTAAACTTCGAGGAAGCCTTAACAGAATTACTCACAGAAGAAGTATCGCACCGACGTAACCGCAGTTATCAACGGCGAATCACTCAAGCCAAGTTTCAACAAAAGAAGTATTTAGCTGATTTTGATGATACAGTCTTTCCTGAAACAAGTCGTAAGCAATTGCGCGTATTGACCTCGCTCGAATTTATTAAGCGCAAAGAAAATGCGATTTTGATAGGCAATCCGGGAACCAGCAAAACACATTTTAGTATCGCCATTGGGATTGAAGCCTGCCTGCAAGGCTTCAATGTCCAATTCGTTAATGCCCCTAACTTAATCATCCAATTAAAAGAAGCGGTGACCCAGAGTCAATTTGTCCGTTTTAAACGTCGCTTTGAAAGTGTCGACCTTGTAATTATCGATGAATTAGGTTATTTATCTTTCGATGAGTCGGGGCAGAACTCTTATTCAATTTACTATCCAACCGTAATGACAAAGGTTCAATTATGATTACAAGCAACTTAACCTTTGATCGCTGGCATGAATGTTTCAAAGATACAACCTTAACAGCAGCCCTCGTGGACCGTCTCGCTTATCAAGCACATGTCATAGACATGCGAGGAGAAAGTTACCGCATTAAACAAACTAGCTCTTGGATTGATTCCATGACAACTAACTAGACCTAGCATAGTGGCCCCATTTTCAATAGCAAGCTGGACCCTTTTTCAGTTGACATTTACAGCTTTATGAACTGTAATTAATTTTTCCATACACCACACCCCTATTATAAAACTAATATTTTGAATTCAATAAGGGTATACTCTAAAATTATGCAGGTAGGAACGACCATTTTGACAGAATAGAGAATAGGAAAATACAATCTATTAAAAAAACAAGTGAGGTACAGATGGTAATAGTTGATATGATCATGCTATATTAAGTTACTGTCTCTTAATCCAAACTTCTTGCCACTCAACTTAAAACACTTAAAATACTCTACTTTAAATAGTTACTTCGTTCCATAAAAGACCTCTGTAAATACTTAAAGAACAGTATTTTAATAAACTATGTATATCTATGTAGATTACTTTCACTTTCCCAGCGTACTTCTCTTTAATCGCATGTAAAGCAAGCAAATTATTTCCTTTAATAATCAAATTATCGGTATCTTCATTAAATTCTATTACCGTTGATTCACCCGTTTCATCAAATCGCTTACTGTTCACAAATACTTTCTTATCAAATAATCGGTCAATCTCATCTTTTTCAATCACTTCATTTAAAAAAGCATCATCATAGCCATCTTCATTATCTTCTTTTGTCATCGCAGCTGTTAAAATCCCATCTTTAAACGGAAAATCTAATACCACATCCTGACTGTCCTCTAAAAATTTACCTTTAAAAGCTAATCCAATACGATTTTCGTATTTCGTATAACTCGTATCC
This genomic interval from Jeotgalibaca arthritidis contains the following:
- a CDS encoding SPFH domain-containing protein, which produces MEEIQLKGKNKGFFVLGLYFVLLLVSIVLFIVNVNVLDKGDGNALNVALLVTSISYLVLGWIMLLGLKVLKPQESLVLTLFGKYIGTLKGEGFYFINPFSQTFNPAANTKLSQSGDVKEENRSILNTGSEGASLDLGNKKISLKVMTLNNSKQKINDYLGNPVEIGIAVMWKVNDTAKAVFNVDNFKEYLSLQTDSALRNIIRQYPYDVNTNFEIDTTGDGEPDDGSLRGSSEVVASRIKDEIQRRVEFAGLEIIEARITHLSYAPEIAAAMLQRQQASALIDARAMIVDGAVGMVEMALDKLQENNVVELDEERKAAMVSNLLVVLCGNSEVSPIVNSGSLY
- a CDS encoding Mu transposase domain-containing protein; amino-acid sequence: MAQCRVNKYSHIQFESNAYSVPDYLVGQTVQLKVYHDYFVVYAHHTEVCHLQKQKLSPMPLKQIGNA
- a CDS encoding ATP-binding protein, which encodes MITSNLTFDRWHECFKDTTLTAALVDRLAYQAHVIDMRGESYRIKQTSSWIDSMTTN
- a CDS encoding PTS ascorbate transporter subunit IIC is translated as MGAKKQIPLRVSAKLYEQIVAWAEDDFRSINGQIEYLLTECVKQRKKDGKYVSETLDEGIELDIE
- a CDS encoding ATP-binding protein; the encoded protein is MMIEEAARELKLSYTREYHDSFIKEVNQRGLNFEEALTELLTEEVSHRRNRSYQRRITQAKFQQKKYLADFDDTVFPETSRKQLRVLTSLEFIKRKENAILIGNPGTSKTHFSIAIGIEACLQGFNVQFVNAPNLIIQLKEAVTQSQFVRFKRRFESVDLVIIDELGYLSFDESGQNSYSIYYPTVMTKVQL